In one window of Nakamurella sp. PAMC28650 DNA:
- a CDS encoding HNH endonuclease: MSLDHIIPRSRAPHLRYDFSNLQPSHYLCNVAKGSKTN; the protein is encoded by the coding sequence GTGAGTCTTGATCACATCATCCCCAGGTCGCGAGCCCCCCATCTGCGCTACGACTTCAGCAACCTTCAGCCGAGTCACTACTTGTGCAACGTGGCAAAGGGCAGCAAGACCAACTAG
- a CDS encoding Lsr2 family protein, producing MADKTVTTRYDDMDDSTEGIERYSISFLGKDYEIDLGPKSAKKLLDTMDLYLPKARELSGPPARRLRAFPATTSERKPSGSGFSKEELQAVRAWAAQEGITVAPKGRIKAEVLAQYEEAHAS from the coding sequence ATGGCAGATAAGACAGTAACTACCCGGTACGACGACATGGACGACTCAACGGAAGGCATCGAGCGCTACTCGATCTCGTTCCTCGGTAAGGACTACGAGATCGACCTGGGGCCGAAGTCAGCCAAGAAGCTGCTGGACACGATGGACCTCTACTTGCCGAAGGCCCGTGAGCTCAGCGGACCGCCTGCCCGACGTCTACGGGCTTTCCCAGCGACTACATCCGAACGAAAGCCGAGTGGCTCCGGCTTCAGCAAAGAGGAGTTGCAAGCCGTCAGAGCGTGGGCGGCACAGGAGGGCATCACCGTGGCTCCGAAGGGTCGAATCAAGGCCGAAGTGTTGGCACAGTACGAGGAAGCACACGCCTCATAA
- a CDS encoding histone-like nucleoid-structuring protein Lsr2: MTILDDLDQSVDATTRTFSIGIRVYQIDLTDANFEKLEKAVLRFVKAARDITPVSRRPNHDPYDGIDQGVVREWAKSQDLEVNEKGRVPLDLVYAYKRALEADTVDTDAVETPDDGPSELHAV; this comes from the coding sequence GTGACCATCCTGGACGATCTTGATCAGTCCGTAGACGCGACCACGCGCACCTTCAGCATCGGTATTCGGGTGTACCAGATCGACCTCACCGACGCAAACTTCGAGAAGCTAGAGAAGGCCGTCCTCCGCTTTGTGAAAGCTGCTCGGGACATCACACCGGTATCCCGCCGGCCCAACCACGACCCGTACGACGGCATCGACCAGGGCGTAGTCCGTGAGTGGGCCAAGTCGCAGGATCTGGAGGTCAACGAGAAGGGACGAGTACCGCTCGACCTGGTCTACGCGTACAAGCGTGCGCTTGAAGCAGACACAGTCGACACTGACGCAGTAGAGACACCTGATGATGGTCCGTCCGAGCTACACGCGGTTTGA
- a CDS encoding glycosyl hydrolase family 28-related protein yields the protein MFDSADLVDVAVELDGVNVTVEVGAAGPEGPVGPGGVTSVNGHTGSSVTVTKVDVGLGSVDNTSDSAKPVSPAQAAAIASEGASRSSADSTLQSNITAEATTRANADTTNATAITNETTRATTAEATKYVKPGSGIPRTDLDASSQTSLGKADTALQSAPVTTVAGRTGAVVLTEADIANLTSDLAVKASSASVTAETARATGVEATKANDSLVIHQAGAETITGAKTFNSGTLLDKGNQVFNVKAYGAVGDGITNDTAAIQSAINAAKTIGGIIRFPGAGPYLVSPESLTTFSNISWEGDSREGTVIKVIDNSTYSRVVQVTGTSGLYVKNVRFSNLFFSGVLAAPLGTAVRSNTYAIACAYVDGVTVEKCRFEQFDVSNTFTNSSNIWVDQCVDYSGSLTYGSKDLVQCQGVSGIKVSRCVSHGNDTSIRLEGVKHASVYANEIYSSSIEIGNQISYGYCEDIQIFGNYFYDSHVVMINFSDTDTKTVNGNLVAIDGVSITGNSFNLATVANSQAILAEAWSSSLTSGISNVAITGNHFSSTLAIGSINTGIVGMATNGQAFNWTITGNNFTDMNGSAIDITSGVNWIVTGNTFSDFNRGAGLGNAWNRSAVAVRATSTFNSNHIDINHNQMDANGKNYALPIYVGDASYIDNLNIKDNDIYGVTGSGASPIYFQTTQPSGVISGNFGYNSGAVLSPIQDKGGQVFNPVAYGAKGDGTTDSTTFVQAAINVASLAGGGIVQFPAGIFVLGALTHYTNVIVQGVGLGTQLFLKAGTNAYMFTTSNTAANPTGYAHDHQLRDFYFNGNTANNTTLAALLSCSYSRNPVVSGVKFEFYNNNCIYMGGGGNNVTQPRFINIQGDNGSITNGVGIKLDFNCYDSLWSNVDIGRAYRGVVTSSGGVGNHSFNQVLTWGHADTGFYNYQSHNNVWTNCTFDQNFGSGIVFDGTVGATLTNSKASNNSFTDPSGILYATGAPTKAGNTYSGINVINNSSDIKINNPVYYNDPLSQPNYGSQAYGLSIGSGSTVIQNNATYRYMMTGNVNTAGTLNHYMIALGQPAKPTLTPSTTGGTLPAGQKFYVVTALNATGETMASGESVVTTTGTTSSVALAWTAVTGASSYKVYRGTTGGSESVYYTTATNSYTDINGIGTTASQPATNTAFVTHIAGAGPSYIGGSLTALSFTGSGSGLTAIPETAITNLTTDLAAKAPLVSAALTGVPTAPTAAPGTASTQLATTAYSDAGSTVAKARANHTGTQLSTTISDFMSAASLAAPVQTVAGRTGAVTLTSTDVGLGSVSNALQLVAANNLSDLASAATARSNLGLGSLGTLSTVTLTTNVTGVLPVANGGTGTTTSTGSGSIVLSTSPNFVTPLLGTPASGVATNLTGLPLTTGVTGILSILNGGTGSSTQNFVDLTTTQSVGGAKNYTNYTVFSGGFTGMGNNYSNRGYSGGGLELGYDSTNSTTNIQAISEGVAWLKLNYGAISHNWYIGGGSSPVFTISSGSQKLANGNKLILGASSTTTSSLNIPAGVAPTTPNDGDIWYDGTNLKMRIAGVTKTFTIT from the coding sequence ATGTTCGACAGTGCTGATCTGGTTGATGTAGCGGTGGAGCTCGACGGCGTGAATGTCACCGTTGAGGTTGGTGCAGCAGGACCGGAGGGGCCAGTCGGGCCTGGAGGTGTCACCAGCGTCAACGGTCATACCGGGTCGTCCGTCACCGTGACGAAAGTCGATGTTGGCCTGGGAAGCGTCGACAACACGTCGGACAGTGCCAAGCCGGTGAGTCCAGCGCAGGCGGCCGCCATCGCGTCAGAAGGCGCCAGTCGTTCCTCGGCTGACAGCACGCTTCAATCCAACATCACCGCTGAGGCCACGACGCGGGCGAACGCTGATACGACAAACGCCACAGCGATCACAAACGAGACAACCAGGGCTACAACAGCTGAGGCCACCAAGTACGTGAAACCTGGTAGCGGTATCCCACGCACAGACCTCGACGCTTCATCTCAGACGAGCCTTGGCAAAGCTGACACAGCGTTGCAGAGCGCACCGGTTACGACGGTTGCAGGGAGGACTGGTGCCGTTGTGCTCACAGAGGCTGATATAGCCAATTTAACGAGCGACCTGGCCGTGAAAGCTTCGAGTGCTTCGGTTACGGCGGAGACAGCACGCGCCACAGGCGTTGAGGCCACGAAGGCCAACGATTCGTTGGTCATCCACCAGGCCGGCGCGGAGACCATCACCGGGGCAAAGACATTCAACTCTGGCACTCTGTTGGACAAGGGTAACCAGGTGTTCAACGTTAAGGCCTATGGAGCAGTTGGTGACGGCATTACCAACGATACAGCCGCAATCCAGAGTGCCATCAACGCCGCAAAAACGATCGGCGGGATAATACGCTTTCCAGGGGCTGGACCTTATCTAGTTAGTCCAGAAAGCCTAACCACCTTCAGTAATATATCTTGGGAAGGTGACAGCCGTGAAGGAACCGTAATCAAGGTTATTGACAACAGCACCTATTCCCGAGTGGTTCAAGTTACCGGGACGTCAGGCCTGTACGTCAAGAACGTGAGATTTAGTAATCTCTTCTTTAGTGGTGTGCTGGCTGCGCCGCTGGGAACAGCAGTCCGCAGTAACACATATGCAATCGCTTGCGCATACGTCGATGGGGTAACAGTCGAAAAATGCCGGTTTGAGCAGTTTGATGTATCCAACACATTCACCAACTCTAGCAATATCTGGGTTGACCAATGCGTTGACTATTCGGGGTCTCTCACCTATGGCAGCAAGGACCTCGTCCAATGTCAGGGTGTTAGTGGCATCAAGGTGTCTCGGTGTGTATCTCACGGGAATGACACCTCAATTAGACTAGAAGGAGTCAAACACGCCTCTGTTTACGCAAACGAGATCTACTCATCGTCTATTGAGATTGGGAACCAAATATCCTACGGTTATTGTGAAGACATCCAAATTTTTGGCAACTATTTCTATGACTCTCACGTTGTCATGATTAATTTCTCTGACACCGACACAAAGACTGTCAACGGCAACTTAGTAGCGATTGATGGCGTTAGCATCACCGGAAATTCTTTTAATTTGGCAACGGTAGCCAACTCTCAGGCAATCTTGGCAGAGGCGTGGTCGTCATCACTCACTTCTGGCATCAGTAATGTAGCTATTACCGGCAACCATTTCAGTTCGACTCTGGCGATTGGGAGCATCAATACCGGAATCGTGGGTATGGCGACCAACGGTCAAGCATTCAACTGGACTATTACGGGCAATAATTTCACCGATATGAATGGATCGGCAATTGACATTACATCTGGGGTCAACTGGATTGTGACAGGTAACACATTCTCAGACTTTAACCGTGGTGCAGGGTTGGGCAATGCGTGGAACAGATCGGCCGTAGCAGTCCGAGCCACATCGACATTCAATTCCAACCATATTGATATTAACCATAACCAAATGGATGCCAACGGTAAGAATTATGCGTTGCCAATATATGTGGGGGATGCGTCCTATATCGACAACCTGAATATCAAGGATAATGACATTTACGGAGTAACAGGAAGCGGAGCGTCTCCTATCTATTTCCAGACAACCCAACCATCAGGTGTGATCAGTGGTAACTTTGGCTATAACAGTGGCGCTGTCCTCTCACCGATACAAGATAAAGGCGGCCAAGTCTTCAACCCTGTTGCCTACGGTGCTAAGGGCGACGGTACAACTGATAGTACTACCTTTGTACAGGCCGCTATTAACGTTGCTTCTCTTGCGGGCGGGGGCATTGTCCAGTTCCCGGCAGGTATCTTTGTTCTTGGCGCTCTCACGCACTACACCAACGTCATCGTTCAAGGTGTCGGCCTCGGCACTCAGCTATTCCTCAAAGCCGGTACTAATGCCTACATGTTTACGACGAGCAACACGGCAGCAAACCCAACTGGCTATGCTCACGATCACCAGTTACGCGATTTCTACTTCAATGGTAATACAGCCAACAACACGACTTTGGCTGCACTCCTAAGTTGTTCTTACAGTCGTAACCCAGTTGTGTCGGGTGTCAAGTTTGAGTTCTACAATAACAACTGTATATATATGGGTGGTGGCGGTAACAACGTTACTCAGCCACGTTTTATTAATATTCAAGGTGATAACGGCTCCATAACCAACGGTGTCGGCATCAAGCTCGACTTCAACTGCTACGACTCGCTGTGGTCGAACGTCGACATTGGTCGCGCATACCGGGGGGTCGTAACATCGTCCGGCGGCGTGGGAAATCACTCTTTCAATCAAGTACTAACCTGGGGGCACGCTGATACCGGGTTTTACAACTATCAGTCGCATAACAACGTCTGGACTAACTGTACCTTTGACCAGAACTTTGGGTCAGGTATTGTGTTTGACGGTACTGTGGGTGCCACCCTGACAAACAGTAAGGCCAGCAACAACAGTTTCACCGACCCATCTGGAATTCTCTATGCCACGGGTGCTCCAACGAAAGCTGGCAACACTTACTCGGGTATCAACGTCATAAATAACTCCTCTGACATTAAGATCAACAACCCGGTCTATTACAACGATCCGCTAAGTCAGCCCAACTACGGCTCTCAAGCTTACGGTCTTAGTATCGGTTCTGGATCAACGGTGATCCAGAACAACGCCACGTACCGTTACATGATGACCGGCAACGTGAACACTGCTGGCACCTTGAACCACTACATGATTGCTTTAGGACAGCCGGCCAAGCCGACACTCACGCCGTCGACAACGGGTGGCACGCTGCCAGCTGGGCAGAAGTTCTACGTGGTAACAGCGCTGAACGCGACCGGCGAGACCATGGCCAGCGGTGAATCGGTGGTGACAACCACAGGAACAACATCGTCCGTGGCTTTGGCCTGGACAGCTGTGACAGGTGCAAGCTCGTACAAGGTGTACCGAGGCACTACCGGCGGTTCTGAGAGCGTTTACTACACGACAGCAACGAACTCATACACCGATATAAACGGGATCGGAACTACGGCCAGTCAGCCAGCAACGAACACGGCGTTTGTCACGCACATAGCTGGCGCCGGCCCATCATATATCGGTGGATCGCTAACAGCTCTTTCGTTCACGGGTTCTGGTTCTGGATTGACTGCGATACCGGAAACTGCCATCACGAATTTGACCACTGACCTAGCAGCAAAGGCTCCGCTTGTCTCAGCTGCATTGACCGGGGTACCTACAGCACCAACAGCAGCTCCAGGAACAGCTTCTACTCAACTCGCGACGACCGCCTACTCAGACGCCGGTAGCACTGTCGCGAAGGCTCGGGCAAACCACACGGGCACCCAGCTGTCTACTACGATTTCTGACTTCATGAGTGCTGCATCTCTTGCTGCGCCCGTTCAGACCGTAGCCGGCCGCACAGGTGCTGTGACCCTCACGAGTACCGACGTAGGCCTAGGAAGCGTCTCAAACGCTCTCCAGCTGGTTGCAGCCAACAACCTGTCGGACCTCGCTTCAGCTGCTACTGCTCGAAGTAACCTGGGCCTGGGCTCACTAGGCACGTTAAGCACTGTCACGCTGACGACGAATGTGACGGGTGTATTGCCGGTAGCGAACGGTGGGACGGGAACTACGACTTCGACGGGTTCGGGTAGCATTGTTCTCTCAACCTCGCCGAATTTCGTTACGCCTTTACTTGGCACGCCTGCATCGGGTGTCGCTACGAACCTTACTGGTCTACCTCTTACTACTGGTGTAACTGGAATATTGTCAATTCTAAATGGCGGTACAGGTTCATCGACGCAAAACTTTGTTGATTTAACGACTACTCAAAGTGTTGGTGGGGCAAAAAATTATACCAATTACACAGTTTTCAGTGGTGGCTTTACTGGTATGGGTAATAACTATAGTAACCGCGGCTATTCAGGCGGCGGACTTGAGTTAGGGTATGACTCGACTAACTCTACAACGAACATTCAAGCAATTAGTGAGGGCGTGGCTTGGCTCAAGCTTAACTATGGCGCGATAAGCCACAATTGGTATATCGGAGGTGGTAGTAGTCCCGTATTTACGATTTCCTCTGGTTCACAGAAGTTAGCAAACGGTAATAAACTTATACTAGGAGCTTCCAGTACAACTACCTCCTCGTTGAATATCCCGGCTGGTGTAGCCCCCACAACCCCTAACGACGGAGACATCTGGTATGACGGTACGAACTTGAAGATGCGAATCGCAGGCGTGACCAAGACGTTCACAATCACTTAG
- a CDS encoding DNA-packaging protein produces MADKHPGGRPTKYTPELLKKAQGYLKQCVDTKEVVRTGNSGQVIWTVKLPSVAGLAIYLKVARQTVYDWAETYPQFSDILDEILAEQEQRLIDNGLAGNYNSAIAKLVLGKHGYQDKLAQEHTGRDGAPIAFIDMAKSGDTDS; encoded by the coding sequence ATGGCTGACAAGCATCCTGGCGGACGGCCAACCAAATACACCCCTGAGCTACTCAAGAAGGCGCAAGGGTATCTGAAGCAGTGCGTGGACACCAAGGAAGTAGTCCGCACGGGCAATAGCGGTCAAGTGATTTGGACGGTAAAGCTTCCAAGTGTAGCTGGACTGGCGATCTATCTGAAGGTCGCACGGCAGACGGTCTACGATTGGGCGGAGACTTATCCACAGTTTTCGGACATATTAGACGAAATCCTGGCTGAGCAAGAGCAGAGACTAATTGACAATGGTCTTGCTGGTAACTACAACTCGGCCATTGCCAAGCTGGTCTTGGGCAAGCACGGCTACCAGGACAAATTAGCTCAAGAGCACACCGGTAGGGATGGCGCTCCGATAGCGTTCATCGACATGGCGAAGAGTGGCGACACCGACTCTTAG
- a CDS encoding phage terminase large subunit translates to MATPTLRIQPTAKQLEAIRAIKAGMRYILTGGAISTAKSYGLAQIFISMAMQFPRTRYGIFRKNLTVLKRTTYQTFRKVAFEYGLTEGVHYRVNRSEMYWEFTNGTTIYFIELDETKDPDFNKVKGLELTAAGIDEVNEVAQDGVDIVGSRVGRENRNGEPQFVLMTCNPSDNWVKDRFYNPWIKGTLPTDHLFIPSLPKDNPHNSQEYLEALDRMPMQFKKRYVEGNWDYVDDSNALFPNHVIDRMMVATVPKAGERTIGVDVSREGSDKTVFSLFIGDTLTDLLEPEVDRSDVAPISDLIADELILYMQKNLVGYQQVWIDAVGNGGGVVDSMRRRGYYVNSFKSGEKSTDLHEDETPKYDMLRSERYYKMAQAGTQGKLKIWKHCPWVEELRRDLLAHTYEVTDKQFIVESKTKMKKRLGRSPDFADAVVMGWREALEAGALDIETSGSWDDLDSDDE, encoded by the coding sequence GTGGCGACACCGACTCTTAGAATCCAGCCCACAGCGAAACAGCTTGAGGCGATCCGTGCCATCAAGGCCGGCATGCGGTACATCCTCACTGGTGGAGCTATCTCGACCGCCAAGAGCTACGGCCTGGCGCAGATCTTCATCTCGATGGCCATGCAGTTCCCACGGACTCGCTACGGCATCTTCCGCAAGAACCTGACGGTACTTAAGCGGACGACGTACCAGACGTTCCGCAAGGTGGCGTTTGAGTATGGCCTGACCGAGGGTGTGCACTACAGGGTCAACCGGTCTGAGATGTACTGGGAATTCACCAACGGCACGACGATCTACTTCATCGAGCTGGACGAGACCAAGGACCCTGACTTCAATAAGGTCAAGGGCCTGGAGCTGACGGCTGCCGGGATCGACGAGGTGAACGAGGTCGCCCAAGACGGTGTCGACATCGTGGGATCTCGCGTCGGAAGGGAGAACCGCAACGGCGAGCCCCAGTTCGTGCTGATGACGTGTAACCCGTCGGACAACTGGGTCAAGGATCGGTTCTACAACCCCTGGATCAAGGGCACTCTGCCAACCGACCACCTGTTCATCCCATCGCTCCCCAAGGACAACCCGCACAACTCCCAGGAGTACCTCGAAGCCCTGGACCGTATGCCGATGCAGTTCAAGAAGCGCTACGTCGAAGGCAACTGGGACTACGTGGATGATTCCAACGCGCTGTTCCCCAACCACGTCATCGACCGCATGATGGTGGCGACCGTACCGAAGGCCGGCGAACGCACCATCGGCGTTGACGTGAGCCGTGAAGGCAGCGACAAGACCGTCTTCTCGCTGTTCATAGGGGATACCCTGACCGACCTGCTGGAGCCAGAGGTCGATCGAAGCGACGTAGCACCAATCTCCGATCTGATCGCTGACGAGCTGATTCTGTACATGCAGAAGAATCTCGTTGGTTATCAACAGGTGTGGATAGATGCTGTGGGCAATGGTGGTGGCGTTGTCGACTCGATGCGACGGCGTGGCTACTACGTGAACAGCTTTAAGAGCGGTGAGAAGTCCACAGACCTGCACGAGGACGAGACGCCGAAGTACGACATGCTGCGCTCCGAGCGCTACTACAAGATGGCTCAGGCCGGTACACAGGGCAAGCTGAAGATCTGGAAGCACTGCCCATGGGTAGAAGAACTGAGACGCGACCTCCTGGCCCACACGTACGAAGTTACCGATAAGCAGTTCATCGTGGAGTCCAAGACCAAGATGAAGAAACGGCTTGGCCGGTCACCTGACTTTGCTGATGCTGTTGTCATGGGATGGCGTGAAGCTTTGGAGGCTGGAGCCCTTGACATTGAGACTTCAGGTAGTTGGGACGACTTAGATAGTGACGACGAGTAG